The Candidatus Phaeomarinobacter ectocarpi genome includes a region encoding these proteins:
- a CDS encoding acyl-CoA dehydrogenase family protein: MFELSEDQQAIVDAVAKVCAAYGDDYWLARDTDGVFPDGFVADIASGGWLGTAMPEAYGGAGLGVIEAALVMHTVARSGAGFSGASAIHINMFGPMPLVVFGTDAQKERHLPPLIAGKERCCFGVTEPNAGLNTTAIETRAERIGDHYLINGRKMWTSTAQSASKILLLARTTPLADVRKPTDGISLFYTDMDRSAVDVHVIDKMGRKAVDSNALFIDGLKVPAADLIGEEGKGFQYLLHGLNPERILIGAEAVGLGQLALERATTYAREREVFGRPIGQNQAIQHPLAASWAELEAAWLMCMKAAHLYDADKPCGAEANAAKYLSAEAGFTACERSVMTHGGMGYAKEFHVERYLREVMIARIAPVSRELILSFLAERVLGLPKSY, from the coding sequence ATGTTTGAGCTATCCGAAGATCAGCAGGCCATTGTGGATGCCGTGGCCAAGGTGTGTGCCGCCTATGGGGACGACTACTGGCTGGCGCGCGATACGGATGGCGTTTTTCCGGATGGATTTGTTGCGGACATAGCGTCCGGCGGCTGGCTGGGCACGGCGATGCCGGAGGCCTATGGCGGCGCGGGACTTGGAGTGATCGAAGCAGCCCTGGTGATGCACACAGTGGCGCGGTCCGGTGCGGGCTTCTCAGGCGCCAGCGCCATCCACATAAATATGTTCGGGCCGATGCCCCTCGTTGTGTTTGGCACCGACGCGCAAAAGGAACGCCACCTGCCGCCGTTGATTGCAGGCAAAGAGCGGTGCTGCTTCGGTGTGACAGAACCCAATGCGGGCCTTAACACCACGGCCATTGAAACCCGCGCTGAGCGGATTGGTGATCATTACCTCATCAATGGTCGCAAGATGTGGACGTCGACGGCCCAGAGTGCCAGCAAGATTTTGCTGCTGGCGCGGACGACGCCACTTGCAGATGTACGCAAGCCGACGGATGGCATCAGCCTCTTTTACACGGACATGGACCGGTCTGCGGTGGATGTGCATGTGATCGACAAGATGGGGCGCAAGGCTGTCGACTCCAATGCGTTGTTTATTGACGGTCTCAAGGTGCCTGCGGCGGATCTGATCGGCGAAGAAGGCAAGGGCTTTCAATATCTGCTGCATGGACTGAACCCGGAGCGTATCCTGATCGGCGCTGAGGCTGTCGGGCTGGGGCAGTTGGCGCTGGAGCGCGCCACGACCTATGCGCGCGAGCGTGAAGTGTTTGGGCGGCCTATTGGTCAGAACCAGGCTATTCAGCATCCGCTTGCCGCAAGCTGGGCGGAACTGGAGGCTGCCTGGCTCATGTGCATGAAGGCGGCGCATCTGTATGACGCAGACAAGCCCTGCGGTGCGGAAGCCAACGCCGCAAAATACCTGTCGGCAGAAGCGGGCTTCACCGCCTGCGAACGTTCGGTCATGACCCATGGGGGCATGGGCTATGCCAAGGAGTTTCATGTGGAGCGCTATTTGCGCGAAGTCATGATTGCCCGCATCGCACCCGTCAGCCGGGAACTCATTTTGTCATTCCTGGCTGAACGGGTGCTCGGGTTGCCCAAGAGCTATTGA
- a CDS encoding spinster family MFS transporter — MTGNGRDDEIQHIADDMVEAGTQTPAIHDDVAPSADEPPYPSRMYAWYVVGVLVLAYTFSFIDRQILSLLVVPIRRDLEISDTEMSLLIGFAFALFYTICGLPIGRAVDVQHRVRIIALGIAFWSIMTALCGVAKTYWQLFLFRMGVGVGEAALSPAAYSILADYFPPDKRGAALGVYGMGVYIGAGLALVIGGIVVSAVSGVEHTILPIVGEVYAWQVVFFVVGLPGILVALWALTLKEPVRRGHVRKSVDADGNEKVESVPVKDVVAYMSDNARTLFSHHVGYALCAMMAYGVSAWIPTFFIRTHGWSAGEAGIYYGLVVVIFGTAGVVTGGWMADKLTAIGYKDGKLRVLLYGAAAAIPFTVLYPFVESATLAMVLIAPSTFFATFCTGAGPSGVQEIMPNQMRGQASAFMIFVVTIIGLGLGPTAIALVTDFWFADDTMLNVSLAIVATTILVIAVAVIWWGLESYKASRDYLEDWQRQHEGAA, encoded by the coding sequence ATGACCGGAAACGGCCGCGACGACGAAATTCAACACATTGCAGATGATATGGTGGAAGCCGGGACACAGACCCCGGCCATCCATGACGACGTGGCGCCGTCAGCAGACGAACCGCCCTACCCCAGCCGGATGTATGCCTGGTACGTGGTGGGCGTGCTGGTGCTGGCCTACACATTCTCCTTCATCGATCGACAGATACTCAGCCTGCTGGTCGTCCCTATACGTCGCGACCTTGAAATCTCCGACACCGAGATGAGCCTGCTCATCGGGTTTGCCTTCGCGCTGTTCTACACAATATGTGGGCTGCCAATCGGCCGCGCCGTAGACGTGCAGCACCGTGTAAGGATCATTGCCCTCGGCATTGCCTTCTGGAGCATCATGACCGCCCTGTGCGGCGTCGCCAAAACCTACTGGCAACTGTTCCTGTTCCGCATGGGCGTCGGCGTGGGTGAGGCAGCCCTGTCGCCTGCGGCCTACTCCATCCTTGCCGACTACTTCCCGCCGGACAAACGCGGCGCGGCACTTGGTGTGTACGGCATGGGTGTTTACATCGGCGCCGGTCTTGCGCTGGTCATTGGCGGCATCGTCGTTTCAGCCGTATCAGGCGTCGAACACACCATTCTGCCCATCGTCGGCGAAGTCTATGCATGGCAGGTCGTGTTTTTCGTGGTCGGCCTGCCCGGCATTCTGGTCGCGCTTTGGGCACTGACCCTGAAGGAGCCCGTGCGACGCGGCCATGTGCGCAAGAGCGTGGATGCGGATGGCAATGAGAAAGTCGAATCCGTTCCCGTGAAAGACGTTGTGGCTTACATGAGCGACAATGCCCGCACCCTGTTTTCGCATCATGTGGGCTACGCCCTGTGCGCCATGATGGCCTATGGTGTGTCGGCGTGGATCCCCACCTTCTTCATCCGCACCCATGGGTGGAGTGCCGGGGAAGCCGGCATCTATTACGGCCTTGTGGTGGTTATCTTCGGCACCGCAGGCGTTGTGACCGGTGGCTGGATGGCCGACAAGCTGACCGCCATTGGCTACAAGGACGGCAAGCTGCGGGTGCTGCTCTATGGTGCCGCAGCCGCGATCCCCTTCACCGTTCTGTATCCATTTGTAGAAAGCGCGACGCTGGCGATGGTGCTGATTGCACCCTCTACCTTCTTCGCCACCTTCTGCACGGGTGCTGGACCGTCCGGGGTGCAGGAAATCATGCCCAACCAGATGCGTGGTCAGGCATCAGCTTTCATGATCTTTGTCGTGACCATCATCGGCCTGGGCCTTGGACCAACCGCCATCGCACTGGTAACGGACTTCTGGTTTGCCGATGACACGATGCTGAATGTGTCGCTGGCAATCGTTGCCACAACAATCCTGGTGATTGCCGTCGCCGTGATCTGGTGGGGCCTCGAGTCCTACAAGGCCAGCCGCGACTACCTGGAAGACTGGCAGCGCCAGCACGAAGGCGCGGCCTAG
- a CDS encoding MaoC family dehydratase — MYSHALKNMRLEMAGLYFEEFEDGLVIDHPIRRTITESDNTLFSAMTMNPAALHLDHHYAETQTEFGKPLVNSLFTLGLMIGLSVHDTTMGTTIANLGMTDVVFPRPLFHGDTIRVETTVISKRESKSRPTQGIVTMDHVAFNQHGDEVARCRRQALMLKKPEDKS, encoded by the coding sequence ATTTACAGTCATGCCCTAAAGAACATGAGGTTGGAAATGGCTGGACTGTATTTTGAAGAGTTTGAGGACGGGCTGGTCATTGACCATCCGATCCGGCGCACCATTACCGAAAGCGACAATACGCTGTTTTCGGCAATGACCATGAATCCGGCCGCCCTGCACCTTGACCATCACTATGCGGAAACCCAGACCGAGTTTGGCAAACCGCTGGTGAATTCGCTCTTCACGCTTGGTCTCATGATCGGCCTGTCAGTCCACGACACCACCATGGGCACGACCATTGCCAATCTCGGCATGACCGATGTGGTGTTTCCCAGGCCGCTGTTTCACGGCGACACCATCCGCGTTGAAACAACTGTCATCTCCAAGCGTGAGTCAAAATCGCGACCGACACAGGGCATCGTGACGATGGACCACGTGGCCTTCAATCAGCACGGGGATGAAGTGGCACGCTGCCGCCGTCAGGCGCTGATGCTCAAGAAACCGGAAGACAAATCCTGA
- a CDS encoding lytic transglycosylase domain-containing protein — MTAVANFQASGSTTNVVAAVKTAAASTGADFDYLLQTAVRESSLNPAAKATTSSASGLFQFIEQTWLGVVKRHGADFGLEDHAAAIDTTSRGRHKVTDSDAREAILALRHDPEVSALMAGALTKESQQALENGIGREATSGELYTAHFLGAGGAIKLINAAESDPRANASALFPGAAKANKSIFYNKDGSAKTVSQVYDRLTRETDIGGKAKAAIAALKDAPQQVASVAPNPAGAHQAIPLVVSTQSVRHSGPSPLTMQLSGSPLPGSSPVPTSRPALVLTPAVMDVLASLDPLPSLNGDKSADERRDADNDDYKIPARAVGTSYADVLRGTLA, encoded by the coding sequence ATGACTGCCGTTGCCAATTTCCAAGCGTCCGGATCGACCACGAATGTGGTTGCCGCGGTCAAGACCGCAGCCGCCTCGACGGGGGCGGATTTTGACTATCTGTTGCAGACCGCTGTGCGTGAAAGCTCGCTGAATCCTGCGGCTAAAGCCACAACATCTAGCGCATCAGGCCTTTTCCAGTTCATCGAGCAGACATGGCTGGGCGTGGTCAAACGTCATGGCGCAGACTTTGGCCTTGAAGACCATGCCGCTGCCATCGACACCACCTCGCGCGGTCGGCACAAAGTGACGGATAGTGACGCCAGGGAGGCAATTCTTGCCCTGCGGCATGACCCCGAGGTGTCTGCGCTCATGGCCGGTGCGCTCACAAAGGAAAGCCAGCAGGCGCTGGAAAACGGTATCGGCCGTGAAGCGACGTCTGGCGAGCTTTACACAGCTCACTTCCTTGGGGCGGGCGGCGCCATCAAGCTCATCAATGCTGCGGAGAGTGATCCGCGCGCCAATGCGTCAGCACTCTTTCCTGGAGCCGCGAAAGCCAACAAGTCGATTTTCTACAACAAGGACGGCAGCGCCAAGACCGTGTCGCAGGTTTATGACCGGCTGACCCGTGAGACCGATATCGGCGGCAAGGCGAAGGCAGCCATTGCAGCCCTCAAAGATGCACCGCAGCAGGTTGCCTCCGTCGCACCCAATCCTGCCGGCGCACATCAGGCCATACCGCTTGTGGTTAGTACACAGAGCGTCCGGCACAGTGGCCCAAGCCCATTGACCATGCAGTTGTCAGGAAGCCCGCTTCCAGGGTCGTCACCGGTGCCGACGTCCCGCCCGGCGCTTGTTCTCACACCGGCCGTCATGGATGTGCTGGCGTCGCTCGACCCACTGCCGTCGCTCAACGGGGACAAGTCCGCCGATGAGCGTCGCGATGCGGACAACGACGATTACAAGATTCCTGCGCGGGCCGTTGGCACGTCATACGCAGATGTGCTGCGCGGCACGCTTGCCTAG
- a CDS encoding HpcH/HpaI aldolase/citrate lyase family protein: MRSLLFVPADSEKKRTKALDTQADGIILDLEDSVAASAKADARADTAAFLSSGDRNGKAIVVRVNPLDGDYCEADVTAIIPARPDYLMLPKATPEGVQDLSDVMAAHETKAGMDVGAIGVLTVSTETPAALFAMDGYVHAPDRLAGLSWGAEDLAAELGATSNRRADGTYTDIFRLARSLTLAAARAAGVLAIDGVYTDFRNEDGLRAELADAVRDGFDAKLAIHPAQVPVINEALTPSADEIAHAKAIVDAFDAAPDAGVLSLDGKMLDRPHLLQARRVLMRTSQP; this comes from the coding sequence ATGCGGTCCCTCCTTTTTGTACCGGCTGACAGTGAGAAGAAACGCACCAAGGCGCTGGATACCCAGGCTGACGGCATCATCCTTGATCTCGAGGACTCAGTGGCTGCAAGCGCAAAGGCGGATGCGCGCGCGGATACAGCAGCTTTTCTGTCATCCGGTGATCGAAACGGCAAAGCCATTGTCGTGCGGGTGAACCCGCTGGACGGTGACTATTGCGAAGCCGACGTTACGGCCATTATCCCCGCCCGGCCCGACTACCTGATGCTGCCAAAGGCCACTCCTGAAGGTGTTCAGGACCTCTCCGACGTGATGGCCGCCCATGAAACAAAAGCCGGCATGGATGTGGGCGCGATCGGTGTTTTGACAGTTTCCACCGAAACGCCAGCAGCCCTGTTTGCCATGGACGGCTACGTCCACGCGCCGGACCGGCTGGCAGGACTGTCATGGGGAGCAGAAGACCTGGCTGCCGAATTGGGAGCAACATCGAACCGGCGCGCGGACGGCACATACACTGACATCTTCCGTCTTGCCCGTTCTCTCACCCTTGCAGCCGCCAGGGCAGCGGGGGTTCTGGCCATCGACGGGGTCTATACGGACTTCAGAAATGAGGATGGTCTTCGCGCTGAACTGGCAGATGCAGTGCGGGACGGGTTTGACGCCAAGCTGGCGATCCACCCTGCCCAGGTACCCGTGATCAACGAAGCCCTGACCCCATCCGCCGACGAAATTGCCCATGCCAAGGCCATCGTAGACGCGTTCGATGCGGCACCTGATGCAGGCGTCCTGTCACTCGATGGCAAGATGCTGGATCGGCCGCACCTATTGCAGGCCCGGCGCGTACTCATGCGCACGTCGCAACCCTGA
- a CDS encoding CaiB/BaiF CoA transferase family protein → MLEGIRVVELATYIAAPAAAGIMADWGAEVIKVEPLQGDAIRGMLKNVSASNVEGNPIFDMDNRGKRGLAIDLRNEKGAAALKKLVMSADVFITNVRPGGLARAGLDWATLHAEKPELIYASVTGYGLQGEDQDRPGFDMAAFWARAGVANLTAPKGTDPFPLRVGQGDHTTGLATLNGILGALFERTKTGKGRLIEASLLRTGIYSIASDMAIQLRYGRVASTKSRDQAVNALNNFFQCACGTWLCLLTRHSGDIFGPIAKAIGRPELSTDERYLTAKSRRANAIELVETLDAEFAKHDIEEWGRRLDAEDVVWAPVQTMAQVADDKQAEAAGVFVDIPDGAGGTGRSVASPVRLPNEDGTTADRVRGPAPGIGEHTADILKELGYDDAALEDLKAAGAIN, encoded by the coding sequence CAAGGCGACGCCATCCGCGGCATGCTCAAAAACGTCTCCGCCTCCAATGTTGAAGGCAACCCGATCTTCGACATGGACAACCGCGGCAAGCGCGGCCTTGCCATTGACCTGCGCAACGAAAAAGGAGCGGCCGCGCTCAAGAAGCTGGTGATGTCCGCAGACGTCTTCATCACCAATGTGCGCCCCGGCGGCCTCGCCCGTGCCGGTCTGGACTGGGCAACCCTGCACGCAGAAAAGCCTGAGCTGATTTATGCCAGCGTCACAGGCTACGGCCTGCAGGGCGAAGACCAGGATCGTCCGGGTTTTGACATGGCCGCCTTCTGGGCCCGCGCTGGTGTCGCCAATCTGACAGCACCCAAAGGTACAGACCCCTTCCCGCTTCGCGTCGGCCAGGGTGACCACACAACCGGCCTTGCAACCCTCAACGGCATTCTCGGTGCGCTGTTCGAACGCACCAAGACCGGCAAGGGCCGCCTCATCGAGGCATCACTGCTGCGGACCGGCATCTACTCCATCGCATCCGATATGGCGATCCAGCTGCGCTATGGCCGTGTCGCCTCCACCAAGTCCCGTGACCAAGCTGTGAATGCCCTCAACAATTTCTTCCAGTGTGCCTGCGGCACATGGCTGTGTCTCCTCACCCGGCACTCCGGCGATATCTTTGGCCCCATCGCCAAAGCCATTGGTCGCCCGGAGCTGTCAACCGACGAACGCTACCTGACTGCGAAGTCACGTCGCGCCAACGCGATTGAACTTGTCGAAACACTGGATGCTGAATTTGCCAAACATGACATCGAGGAATGGGGACGCCGCCTCGACGCGGAAGATGTTGTGTGGGCCCCGGTCCAGACGATGGCTCAGGTCGCCGACGACAAGCAGGCCGAAGCAGCGGGCGTCTTTGTTGACATCCCCGATGGGGCGGGCGGCACAGGCCGCTCGGTTGCAAGCCCGGTACGCCTGCCCAACGAAGACGGCACCACGGCGGATCGCGTGCGTGGCCCGGCACCCGGCATTGGCGAACATACCGCTGATATCCTGAAAGAGCTTGGCTATGACGATGCCGCCCTTGAAGACCTCAAGGCAGCAGGCGCAATCAACTAG